Proteins encoded by one window of Manihot esculenta cultivar AM560-2 chromosome 10, M.esculenta_v8, whole genome shotgun sequence:
- the LOC122724887 gene encoding squalene monooxygenase SE1-like isoform X1 has protein sequence MESEYLMGGIMASLLGFVLLYRITAQKKATTSRGVARYEKLESSENGIDQAEKDKKPDVIIVGAGVAGSALAYTLGKDGRNVHVIERDLTEPDRIVGELLQPGGYLKLIELGLQDCVEDIDAQQVFGYALYKGGRSTKLSYPLQSFDSNVSGRSFHNGRFIQRMREKAASLTNVRLEQGTVTSLLEANGTIKGVQYKTKTGQELAASAPLTIVCDGCFSNLRRSLCNAKVEIPSCFVALILENCELPYQNHGHVILADPSPILFYRISSSEIRCLVDIPVSQKLPSISNGEMANYLKSIVAPQIPHELFDAFISAINKGNIRTMPNRSMPAAPHPTPGALLLGDAFNMRHPLTGGGMTVALSDIVVLRNLLRPLHDLSDASGLCEYLKSFYTLRKPVASTINTLAGALYKVFSASHDPAQDEMRRACFDYLSLGGVFSSGPIALLSGLNPQPLSLVMHFFAVAVYGVGRLVFTLPSAKRIWMGARMISVASRIIFPIIRVEGAQHMFFPKVMAKYCRPLAL, from the exons ATGGAATCTGAATACTTAATGGGAGGAATCATGGCTTCTTTGTTGGGGTTTGTGTTGTTGTATAGAATAACAGCACAGAAGAAAGCCACAACATCAAGAGGAGTTGCAAGATATGAAAAATTAGAGAGCTCTGAAAATGGAATAGACCAGGCAGAGAAAGACAAGAAACCAGATGTAATTATTGTTGGAGCTGGGGTTGCAGGTTCTGCTCTTGCTTATACTCTTGGCAAG GATGGAAGGAACGTACATGTGATTGAAAGAGACTTGACTGAGCCTGACAGAATTGTTGGAGAACTTCTCCAACCTGGTGGCTACCTAAAACTAATTGAGTTGGGACTTCAAG ATTGCGTAGAAGACATCGATGCCCAACAAGTATTTGGATATGCTCTTTACAAGGGTGGAAGAAGTACTAAACTTTCCTATCCCTTGCAAAGCTTTGATTCTAACGTGTCTGGCAGAAGCTTTCACAATGGACGTTTCATCCAAAGGATGCGAGAAAAAGCTGCTAGTCTAACCAA TGTAAGATTGGAACAAGGAACAGTAACATCCTTGCTTGAAGCAAATGGAACAATCAAGGGTGTCCAATACAAAACAAAAACTGGTCAAGAACTTGCTGCATCTGCTCCACTAACAATAGTTTGTGATGGTTGTTTTTCAAACTTGCGACGCTCTCTTTGCAATGCCAAG GTTGAAATCCCCTCTTGCTTTGTTGCTTTGATATTGGAGAACTGTGAGCTTCCATACCAGAATCATGGACATGTTATTCTGGCAGACCCTTCACCAATCTTGTTCTATCGTATTAGTAGCTCAGAAATTCGTTGCTTGGTTGACATACCAGTAAGCCAAAAACTGCCATCAATTTCCAATGGTGAAATGGCCAACTATTTAAAATCCATAGTGGCTCCCCAG ATTCCTCATGAGCTATTTGATGCTTTCATTTCTGCCATTAACAAAGGAAACATCAGAACAATGCCTAATAGGAGCATGCCTGCTGCTCCTCATCCCACTCCAGGTGCTCTTCTTTTAGGTGATGCATTTAACATGAGGCATCCTTTAACTGGAGGAGGAATGACTGTGGCGCTTTCTGATATAGTTGTTCTAAGGAATCTTCTTAGACCTCTACATGATTTAAGTGATGCATCTGGCCTTTGTGAATATCTTAAATCTTTCTACACACTTCGCAAG CCAGTGGCATCTACTATAAATACATTGGCAGGAGCCTTATACAAAGTCTTTAGTGCATCACATGATCCAGCACAAGATGAAATGCGTAGAGCATGTTTCGACTACTTGAGCCTCGGAGGTGTATTTTCAAGTGGACCTATTGCTTTACTCTCAGGTTTAAACCCTCAGCCATTGAGCTTGGTTATGCACTTCTTTGCTGTGGCTGTCTATGGTGTTGGTCGCTTGGTATTTACATTGCCATCTGCCAAGAGGATATGGATGGGGGCTAGAATGATCTCA gTTGCATCAAGGATTATATTTCCAATAataagagttgaaggagctcaaCATATGTTCTTCCCAAAGGTCATGGCAAAATACTGCAGACCCTTAGCTCTTTGA
- the LOC122724887 gene encoding squalene epoxidase 3-like isoform X2 — protein sequence MESEYLMGGIMASLLGFVLLYRITAQKKATTSRGVARYEKLESSENGIDQAEKDKKPDVIIVGAGVAGSALAYTLGKDGRNVHVIERDLTEPDRIVGELLQPGGYLKLIELGLQDCVEDIDAQQVFGYALYKGGRSTKLSYPLQSFDSNVSGRSFHNGRFIQRMREKAASLTNVRLEQGTVTSLLEANGTIKGVQYKTKTGQELAASAPLTIVCDGCFSNLRRSLCNAKVEIPSCFVALILENCELPYQNHGHVILADPSPILFYRISSSEIRCLVDIPVSQKLPSISNGEMANYLKSIVAPQPVASTINTLAGALYKVFSASHDPAQDEMRRACFDYLSLGGVFSSGPIALLSGLNPQPLSLVMHFFAVAVYGVGRLVFTLPSAKRIWMGARMISVASRIIFPIIRVEGAQHMFFPKVMAKYCRPLAL from the exons ATGGAATCTGAATACTTAATGGGAGGAATCATGGCTTCTTTGTTGGGGTTTGTGTTGTTGTATAGAATAACAGCACAGAAGAAAGCCACAACATCAAGAGGAGTTGCAAGATATGAAAAATTAGAGAGCTCTGAAAATGGAATAGACCAGGCAGAGAAAGACAAGAAACCAGATGTAATTATTGTTGGAGCTGGGGTTGCAGGTTCTGCTCTTGCTTATACTCTTGGCAAG GATGGAAGGAACGTACATGTGATTGAAAGAGACTTGACTGAGCCTGACAGAATTGTTGGAGAACTTCTCCAACCTGGTGGCTACCTAAAACTAATTGAGTTGGGACTTCAAG ATTGCGTAGAAGACATCGATGCCCAACAAGTATTTGGATATGCTCTTTACAAGGGTGGAAGAAGTACTAAACTTTCCTATCCCTTGCAAAGCTTTGATTCTAACGTGTCTGGCAGAAGCTTTCACAATGGACGTTTCATCCAAAGGATGCGAGAAAAAGCTGCTAGTCTAACCAA TGTAAGATTGGAACAAGGAACAGTAACATCCTTGCTTGAAGCAAATGGAACAATCAAGGGTGTCCAATACAAAACAAAAACTGGTCAAGAACTTGCTGCATCTGCTCCACTAACAATAGTTTGTGATGGTTGTTTTTCAAACTTGCGACGCTCTCTTTGCAATGCCAAG GTTGAAATCCCCTCTTGCTTTGTTGCTTTGATATTGGAGAACTGTGAGCTTCCATACCAGAATCATGGACATGTTATTCTGGCAGACCCTTCACCAATCTTGTTCTATCGTATTAGTAGCTCAGAAATTCGTTGCTTGGTTGACATACCAGTAAGCCAAAAACTGCCATCAATTTCCAATGGTGAAATGGCCAACTATTTAAAATCCATAGTGGCTCCCCAG CCAGTGGCATCTACTATAAATACATTGGCAGGAGCCTTATACAAAGTCTTTAGTGCATCACATGATCCAGCACAAGATGAAATGCGTAGAGCATGTTTCGACTACTTGAGCCTCGGAGGTGTATTTTCAAGTGGACCTATTGCTTTACTCTCAGGTTTAAACCCTCAGCCATTGAGCTTGGTTATGCACTTCTTTGCTGTGGCTGTCTATGGTGTTGGTCGCTTGGTATTTACATTGCCATCTGCCAAGAGGATATGGATGGGGGCTAGAATGATCTCA gTTGCATCAAGGATTATATTTCCAATAataagagttgaaggagctcaaCATATGTTCTTCCCAAAGGTCATGGCAAAATACTGCAGACCCTTAGCTCTTTGA